The genome window TCCCGGGCGAAGAGGAGCTGATGGGGTACGGCCTCTCGACCTGTGCGACCTGCGACGGCGCGTTCTTCCGCGACGAGGACATGCTCGTCGTCGGCGGCGGCGACGCCGCGATGGAGGAGGCGAACTTCCTGACGAAGTTCGCGGACACCGTCTACGTCGCCCACCGCCGCGAGGAGTTCCGCGCCGAGGACGTGTGGATCGAGCGCACGATGGACGCCGTCGAGGACGGCGACATCGAGCTGCTCCTCAACACCGAGCTCACCGAGATCCACGGCACGCCAGAGGACGGGATCGATCACGTGACCCTCGTCGAGCACCCCGACGGTCACCCGAAGGAGAAGCTCGACGACCCCGCGACCGCCGACGAGGTCGACGAGTACGACTTCGACGTGGGCGCCGTCTTCTACGCCATCGGCCACACGCCGAACACCGACTTCCTGGAGGGGACCGGCATCGAGACCGACGACGACGGCTACCTGATAACCGAGGGCGGCCGCGGCGGCGGACAGACGCGTACGGGCGTCGAGGGCCTCTTCGGCGCGGGCGACGTGGTCGACTTCCACTACCAGCAGGCGGCCACCGCCAGCGGGATGGGCGTGAAGGCCGCGCTCGACGCCGACGAGTACCTCTCCGAGCGCGAGCGCGCCGGCGAGCTGTACGAGGCCGAGGTCGACGCCGCGGCCGCGGACGACTGAGCGGCGGTTCGTCGTTTCGGGCGCGTCCGGTTCGCCGCCCCGACGGCCCCGTCCGCACCCGTGAGGCGATCGGTGACGCAAACCTCTCTTTGCGTTATGCGTGGTACTATCCGCGGTGCCTCCGTCGTTCGAGACGAGATGAACAGACGCGGTCTGGCCGTCGTCGCCGCTGCGCTCGCGTTGTTCGTAACTGGTAGCGCCGTCGCCCTCGCCGGCCCCGTGTCGGGCGGGCCCGGCGGCCTCCTCGGCGGGGCGAGCGAGCCGCCGGCGCTGCTTCAGTTCGACACCGACGACGTCCGCTGTCCCGACGAGTTCGCGGCCAACGGTTCGACATCGGTGGCCGCCGGCCCAAGAAACACGGAAATAACGTACGCTCGAAACGTCTCGCTGCCGAGTTCCTCACACGCCGTCGGCGGCCCGACGTTCGAACGACTGAACGAGTCGGCCTACGTCCTCGACGTTCCGATCGAGGAGGTCGGGAACGCGTCGCGGTCGTGTTCGGGCGTCGTCCGCTACAACGGTACGATGCGGATCCCCGCGGGCGACGACCCCTGGACCCTGATCGTGAAACAGGACGGCGAGACGGTCACGACGCTGCGCGGCGACTCGGACTCCTCGCTCCTCGGCGGCTCGACGAGCGTGAGCG of Halorubrum trapanicum contains these proteins:
- a CDS encoding NAD(P)/FAD-dependent oxidoreductase — protein: MTDDIVEHRRLIIAGTGISGLSAAIYAARSNNEPLLIEGDEPGGQLTLTTDVENYPGFPEGVSGPGLINDMKEQAEKFGAEARNGVIEDVSKEPAGHFRVALSDGDVYTADAVIAASGASARTLGVPGEEELMGYGLSTCATCDGAFFRDEDMLVVGGGDAAMEEANFLTKFADTVYVAHRREEFRAEDVWIERTMDAVEDGDIELLLNTELTEIHGTPEDGIDHVTLVEHPDGHPKEKLDDPATADEVDEYDFDVGAVFYAIGHTPNTDFLEGTGIETDDDGYLITEGGRGGGQTRTGVEGLFGAGDVVDFHYQQAATASGMGVKAALDADEYLSERERAGELYEAEVDAAAADD